tgaaaccgaaatatgaaaatcgctcatgctgttagaataaagcagcgcatttttcgatttcaatcctcgtaaatgatatgttgataaacaaatgacgccatattgattttgattttgggtagcctatattcaattgatgtctaacccctggtggttttagcaagttggcccaccttaggatatacttctacgcgccttggttccTATATAAACATATACTCAACAAGTGATACTACATTGTTTACTATTGCAATGGATAAACGCACTGGAGACAATTCCGTTTATTTTGAATAGTAATGTACGCAAATTGACAACAATTTTAAGTAATTATAGTAGGGTTTATCAGAGTGTATTACAGCAAATTATGGCCCTGATGGAAAATCTGTCATTCAAGGACTTCTTAGCATCTTCAGCAACAGTATCTACAGTGTTTCAATTTTTGACTGGATCGTATGTAGAAGATACTATGAGAAATAAATCAAAAGAAATATATACCCAAATATGCGATTCTCTCTTTCCAGGCTTATCTGTTACAAATATATAAGGAAGAAATctactggagagacttcaggaCTTCCCTTTGTAGCCGGTTTTCTGTCGTAAGCGCCAACGCAACTATTTCTGTAATTTTCAAACTGTCACGATGAAAAACGTGAAACAAATTGTCTCCGTTAACGCTCGAATAATGATATTTAGATGTTCAAATTGTCCTATTATGCATATTCAATTCATCAACCTTTTAACGTCTAGTCAAAGTGGACCAAGTGAATTCATTATCAATcagtacagtaatcgttcgcgaACTGGTTCtggtttaactgggcgaacgttaactggtccttggaccatttaaaaagcagaattccgtaaacaatcgacgccatattcaaatggaagatttgccgtgaggggcattcgaatgtaatttgaaatgttatgaaaattgacattattttcgcataacaaaaacattaaattacggaaaaataatttcctcaaattatatttcatacctgttgtcgcactcaatgcgaaacttccattggaatccttttgttcatcaaatttcatgatcaacgcgaatcaaacaattcattgaagttcccctcgattttatttgacgtttatcatgccggaccagttaaaacgcgaatgtcgataactggtttCCCTTTTCACCCAGTtaatgaatgtttactgtacatATAACGAAACGTCTGTCATAGAAtgtattagtttttttcatGATATTATACTACTTCAAATCATGTAGAATTTACTTTAAAATATTTAGATTGAATTAAGCAaagcttttgatttttgataaaaatatatttgtgaaACATTCCATTTGCATCAATTTTTCGTTGAAAATCAGGAACATTTTTGCCGATTGGCTGACTATTGATTTCAGTTGTATTGATGTTTCtaacatttatcagattttcattttatcgaTTCACTGCAATTCACCGAATGGGTTAAAATTAGAACTCTACCACTATTGTATATTTCTAGCTGCTTCCTGTGGTTCAAATATGGTATACTCACAGAAGAGCATACTGTTATTTTCGTAAATATCATTGGATCGGCATTGTTTTTCGCATATGTCCTGATTTACTTCACATTCTCCGTTAATAAACGGGTAATAATACGCCAGTTCCTCGGGGTGTGCGTTTTTATTCTAGTCTGTACTGTCTATACGACATATGAGTTGAATCCAGCTAAAGCAATAGAGGTTATAGGTACATCAAATTCTATATCAATGTAGTATTGTTTGTGTTATGTCGTATTCTTCTCATCTTTGTAGGACTCGTTTGCTGTTGCGTGGGAGTTTTATTTTTCGCGTCACCACTAACGAAACTGGCGCACGTTATGCGTACAAAGAATGCAGAAAGTCTTCCATTCCCGATTATAATTGCTTCATTCTTCGTATCTTTACAATGGTTTATTTACGGTTTACTTATTGATGACAAATTTATTCAGGTGACTGGTTATATCAATATTACCTGTAAAATTGGTTTTAAAGCTCTCATTTTTGCAGGTACCCAACTTGTTAGGGTGCATATTATCATCAATTCAACTGTTCCTGTATGTCATATACCCAAGTCAAAACTTGACTTCAATTGCGGAAGGTGCATCATACCAATTATTGCGCTCACAAGATAATATACTTTGAAGTCGAACGAGTAATGCCCAGTGAGAATGGTGGTTCACATTTCCGGTCTATTCTGTATATATTATGTAACAACTTTATGGTACAGGTCATCACTGAAAATAACCGGATATAAGAAATATTATGGTCTATCCGTAAAATGTTGATACAACTATGTGTTATACATTGATAATTAGATAGTAGTGCTAATGGTAACAGTTGTAGTATAGATAAGTATTATTTAGTtttctgtagttttttttttctgaggcaAGAATTAGATTTCTTGGAAAATTAGAAATGAAACAATTATTAAACCAGTGGAATAGAATAGAAAACACATTCTGGtattccagatttttttttccgatgtCGATTCTCATTTGTTTTATGAAACAATCAATACAATGCGCCATAATTATGACTTGGCTTaccaaaaaacaagaagtgggttatgtctttgataaaaccgcaaggtggacgtaggacttgACTTTgcaataaataagtaacaagcatataaatcttagacatttcatctttcgaataaagtgattatcataccacctCGTTCAGcaggaaaagaattattaacgcacaaagggggaatcgattcctcctcggaaatacccagtgcAAATAGTACCCACTTCCCAAGCCCCGAcagttggaatcatcgttgatccggagcaggattattaacacttgtgaaggaatggattcctcctcggaattaaaCAGCAAAAATAAGATatccttcccaacaattccaacttcccaataacgacgatcgattgcagcattcgtgaacaaataattttataacgctgctctCATAAATGTGATTTATTCGATATGTcatataatatccacttcgatAATATCCACTGCACCATATCATATCGTATTctccactatcaaatccatagtcaatggtacccttcggtatcgaattatcatcgatatcttggttttcgctaaatgctccgttcagtccgaatgcagaagagaaatggaatagaaaaacgacaaacgggagaaagagatgttggaGGTTGAAAGGGGATTGGCAGAAAAATtctgcattttatctttcgaataatgtgattatcataccacttcactttgtcagaaagagattattaatacTCAAATGAGAAATCttgtcctccgaggaaatacccagcgcaaattagaatcaCACACAAGAAAAATTATAACGCAGCTTTCATCagagtgatttcttcgatatggtggAATATCCACTACATCTTGTCAtatatttcgtattcttcattatcaaatccatagtcaatggcacccatcggtatcgaattatcatcgacactacGATTTTCGCTAATACTCCTTTAAGTTCGGCCTGcagaaacttttctgaactctaatccatcaaatttggtgtccctggaaagggccgttgattatatgctaaggtaCTAAGGTGATAATGACGAAAGCGGAAGCGTGCCAGTTGGATgaccttgggcatgatgtgacgcgtttttgcgtggatagcacacaaattggtatcttcgattATGCCGACTAAATATGCCTCGGTTGCCTTCTGCAGTGCCATAACGGTGAAACTTTGGaggcgcaagtcggttttgaagtcctgggcaattccacgaaccaaacgctggAAAGGTAGCTTGCGTATCAGCAAtttggtcgacttctgatagcgacgaatttcacgcaaagcgacGTTCCCGGTCTGTATCGAAGTGGCTTCTTCACAcctcctgcggctggtgcgcttttccgagctgctttcgtagtgccttaccaccggtagatttaagagctgtctgcttggtctcAATGAAACGTTCTCAGAagagaaatggaattggaaaagaagagcataatgcataggcgtctGAGTGCGACCGTCCTCATCTCACATCGCCGCATCAACTGGATTTCCAGAGCGAGTGCGAGTTTATATACGGTTTCAATAATCTGTTTtttaagcaattttaaagctattgaagcaagttttcgggtcaataattaataaTCATATAATTCCtgaacattttgtctttcgaatgatatgattatcataccactccgttcagccggaaaagaggtattaaagttcaaaaccttgcagtccagcgtcactctctcgtttttgaaactttcaacttaccccggtacagaaatgaaagacgtagtcctacgtcaaaaaaaatctgttcatgGCTGCAACTCCTCATTTACGTGCTCACAAATTTTCGCTGGATCCGCTAGGTTCGCTTGCTTCACAATTACCGTTCTCGCCCTCATTATGGCCAGCATAAACTGCGGGGTTTGTTCAGTTTATCTGTTACGATATTCACATGAATCCTTATTGTACCTTGTGGACAATTGattatttcgagaaaaatagAATTTTATTTGTGAGATAGCTGCGAAatgtttcctatcaattgatgcaaacatctttgtgttctattaagaaatgctcgagttataagtagTGATGAAGCGTATAGTAGTTTAGGCAGATAtcggatatccggcaagcttcgaggccggatattcggctctttatttgcTGATACGAAACTGGGAGAAACTGCATGCGTGCATGAAGCTAAGAAAAGATTACATTTTAGGCAGTAATTAACATATCTTTATATAGCAATAATGAACTACGATTAAATTTCCCGTATGGAATGAACATCCCTtaatagagtatcaagttttctgcaaggaatattgaacactTTTTTCTGTCATCGATTTTCTATGATGGATATGTTGAAATCATTTTAAACCTGATACGCGAAGCTCACGGCCCCCTTTGGGACAGTTTCAACGAAGTAGAAAATTTCGACATttatgcgaaaacatttcgaatggaTCGCAATCACGTTTCTTACGTTAGATAGTCattaaactctaagcagtacTCCAATTGACAAGGTTTTTTAGAGTTCATCTTTCAACTCCTTACAGTAGTGTTTACAAAGcaagactgttctctgaagctgacctggtgtacgaagcaaagTGTAATTGGTCGgttaaaaaattaataataataaaaatgatagtgttaatgaaataatgttatgagttaatattaaattaattttgaaaaaaaagattcatcttgcgttaatgagaaattattgattttttttctaatatccggtattcgGTCAGATAGTAGGTCACTATCCGGTATCCAGCCGGATaccaaatattggccggataggccggataccggatagttaccggatattcgtttcatctctagttatGAGCCTTCGAAATCTTTCGTTTTTCCTACATTTTCAGTGTTTAGATTTCCATTTAAATGTACACCCCATGATAGAAATGAGAgtcgtagaaaattttaaaagttatcATGTATAGTTATCATCATATATCAATTAATGTAAATACACGATCTCTTATCAATAAACAAAGCTGAATGCCAAATAAGGCAAAGTATGTCGATAAAAACGGAACACTCTgcaccagggcccgaaatcttcgaaggtgaaaaatgaggaccgactctactcccagtagcttcgcttcgactagaactgcttcggcagtcgccgccaacaaaaaatgacttgactagaaaatgaattgactagcgctgactagcgaggatgactggtgaactagtccagtcagtggttattttaactgactcgactaatgaatacaaatctgcctcttcattcaactgacttcaatccatatttccatttccccctgatactAATTTTGTACACGCGTacgcacgtccatataaagaggaacgaatacttgattcctgatgcaaaaaaaacaggaagtgggttatatctatggtataaccgcaagggtgacgtaggactatcgttgatttagagatcatttgtatgaagttgaatctgaattcattctgaatgaatgaatacttggagaacttcgaaaacgagagcgttacgttggaggcacaaggttttatgcatccaatattggatacggaaatatcctactgatggggaagaataatcttcagaagctatcctgttgattgcgattgattgaaaaatcacaaaacctaatgtatttggtcacagtgttacatggatagaaaacattaaaataaactctttcatatgaatgtaattttaaattcccagaggaactggcagattattttcagtaacgattatatatttccacattttcctcgatactggaagcccaccagtggttaatgctaactcgataaccatctgttaatagcacttgattgaaacatatttggttacagtgttacatggacagaaaacattcaaataaactctttcacatgaatgtatttttaaattcctagaggaactggcagattattttccggatctttctcgatccaaacggaaagaattccgtgcgtgtatgtgtgtgtgtgtagcggctgcttcgagatcttcccggggaaccgtttgtagcatcactctcctcctgatggattcccttctggcctaaggtgcacaaacaggctcttggtgacaccgttcatccgcgctttcatgataaatgaagagcttcaccacaacagcgacaacatgctccaatcgctg
The Toxorhynchites rutilus septentrionalis strain SRP chromosome 2, ASM2978413v1, whole genome shotgun sequence genome window above contains:
- the LOC129770773 gene encoding sugar transporter SWEET1 — translated: MALMENLSFKDFLASSATVSTVFQFLTGSLICYKYIRKKSTGETSGLPFVAGFLSCFLWFKYGILTEEHTVIFVNIIGSALFFAYVLIYFTFSVNKRVIIRQFLGVCVFILVCTVYTTYELNPAKAIEVIGLVCCCVGVLFFASPLTKLAHVMRTKNAESLPFPIIIASFFVSLQWFIYGLLIDDKFIQVPNLLGCILSSIQLFLYVIYPSQNLTSIAEGASYQLLRSQDNIL